Proteins from a genomic interval of Sulfurimonas sp. HSL3-2:
- a CDS encoding nodulation protein NfeD has translation MKRLLLLLFLTLSPLFAASSIVVELEVKGAIGPASSEYLKGGIEKAVKEDAQMILVKLDTPGGLSTSMREMIQDITNSHIPVIMYVYPKGARAASAGTYLMYASNVAAMAPGTNIGAATPISMLPTPSGTKEVLSTPERKAINDATAYIKSLAELSDRNVSWALDAVLNAKSISAKEALRIGVIDIVAEDVHDLLGKLNGRVVKVSNNKVVLDTKGAIILRYEPDWKTKFLYMITNPNIAYILLLIAVYGIFFELMNPGAVLPGVIGVICGIVALYALNMIPFNYAGLLLIILGISFMIIEVFVAGFGVLGIGGVIAFAFGSFLLFDADTLGNSVSIPLVIAFSLVSLAFFIMVMKLFITSREAKIVSGAEEMVGSIGEVMDIYDDGYHVMCHGEIWNALSQEKLHEGQEVQVIGLHGLTLKVKSIQE, from the coding sequence ATGAAAAGATTACTTTTACTATTATTCCTTACATTATCACCGCTTTTTGCTGCCTCTTCTATTGTCGTAGAGCTGGAGGTAAAAGGAGCGATCGGTCCTGCCAGCAGCGAATACCTTAAAGGCGGCATAGAAAAAGCCGTCAAAGAAGACGCGCAGATGATACTTGTCAAGCTTGACACTCCCGGAGGACTCTCGACCTCTATGCGGGAGATGATCCAAGATATCACGAACAGCCATATCCCCGTCATCATGTACGTATATCCAAAAGGTGCACGCGCAGCGAGTGCGGGAACTTACCTTATGTATGCGTCTAATGTTGCTGCTATGGCTCCGGGAACAAATATCGGGGCAGCCACGCCTATTAGTATGCTTCCGACACCTTCAGGCACGAAAGAGGTGCTCTCAACACCTGAGAGAAAAGCGATAAACGATGCCACTGCGTACATAAAAAGTCTCGCAGAACTGAGTGACAGAAACGTATCGTGGGCGCTTGATGCAGTCCTAAATGCAAAAAGCATCTCAGCTAAAGAGGCTCTTCGTATCGGTGTCATAGATATCGTCGCCGAAGATGTTCATGATCTGCTTGGCAAGCTTAACGGCAGAGTCGTAAAAGTCTCAAACAACAAAGTCGTCTTAGATACAAAAGGTGCGATCATACTTCGTTATGAACCTGATTGGAAGACGAAGTTCTTATATATGATCACAAATCCAAATATCGCATATATCCTCCTGCTTATAGCCGTGTACGGTATCTTCTTTGAGCTGATGAATCCGGGTGCCGTGCTTCCGGGAGTCATCGGAGTGATCTGCGGTATCGTTGCACTCTATGCTCTCAATATGATCCCGTTTAATTATGCGGGACTGCTGCTTATCATCTTAGGTATCAGTTTTATGATTATAGAGGTCTTTGTAGCGGGATTTGGAGTACTTGGCATCGGCGGTGTCATCGCTTTTGCCTTCGGTTCATTCCTGCTCTTTGACGCAGATACGCTTGGCAACAGTGTCTCAATCCCTCTGGTCATAGCTTTTAGTCTGGTAAGTCTTGCATTTTTCATTATGGTGATGAAACTGTTTATAACTTCAAGGGAAGCAAAAATAGTAAGCGGTGCCGAAGAGATGGTCGGCTCGATTGGAGAGGTCATGGACATATATGATGACGGTTATCATGTCATGTGTCACGGTGAGATATGGAATGCCCTCAGCCAAGAAAAACTTCATGAAGGACAGGAGGTCCAAGTCATAGGACTTCACGGCCTTACATTGAAAGTAAAATCAATACAGGAGTAA
- a CDS encoding ArsC/Spx/MgsR family protein: MKLVIFYEKPGCATNTKQKKSIRDAGYFVIERDLLNNEMDKEMLYEFVKDKPVHEWFNVNAPKIKSKEINPLSFSKDEALELILKEPILIKRPLMVIGDNKICGFDSERIEKILNIKFQTKVSTECSSKLHFCPTSA; this comes from the coding sequence ATGAAACTTGTAATATTTTATGAAAAACCGGGGTGTGCGACGAACACCAAACAGAAAAAAAGCATCCGTGATGCAGGGTACTTTGTTATCGAACGCGATCTGCTAAACAATGAGATGGATAAAGAGATGCTCTATGAGTTCGTAAAAGACAAGCCCGTACACGAATGGTTTAATGTCAATGCACCGAAGATAAAAAGCAAAGAGATCAATCCGCTTAGTTTTAGTAAAGATGAAGCGTTAGAGCTTATCTTAAAAGAGCCGATTCTTATCAAAAGACCGCTTATGGTCATAGGTGATAACAAGATCTGCGGATTTGACAGCGAACGAATAGAAAAAATCTTAAATATAAAGTTTCAAACAAAGGTCTCAACGGAGTGTTCTTCTAAGCTTCACTTTTGCCCGACTTCCGCTTGA
- a CDS encoding methyl-accepting chemotaxis protein: MTQSYSALTTVRDMKKNQIGSFFHERMGDIQVLSRSEDLKKLIDDLLYVQKELEVGTTDTFPIHNQLTKEKTVPHENFFQSYIKDYGYYDVFVISAQSGQVMYTAAKESDYGANLLYGSLKDSGLAQAYRKALANGRPTFADMAPYAPSNNAPAMFLATPVTVDGVVKAVLAFQISDAAINDVMHYRKGYGATQEDYLVGPEKKMRSDSFLDPKGHSLQASFAHPETGSVDTEASRDALAGKTDTKIVIDYNGNPVLSAFSTVKVGEDFSWAILSEIDEAEVMIIPNKIRNSIIIASLITLFIIIGLTIFILKASVVTPLEKFKTTLLTIGNNSDLTIKVDENAPLELSEMAQSFNTLIRNLRDLIQTSKQSSSENASISHELSTTALDVGRNVERSVSGINEATEKANDIKQEIMEAIAAAQNSKKDILEANDNLNAAREDIIALTSRVQESAELEVELARRMETLSKEASTVKNVLEMISDIADQTNLLALNAAIEAARAGEHGRGFAVVADEVRQLAERTQKSLVEINATINVIVQSIMDVSGQMNANSAEVQALADVSTDVETKINTSVNIVQAAVSASDKTVTDFEKTGGDVEFIVSQISEINSISSQNARNVEEIASAADHLNSMTEDLHSKLETFRT, translated from the coding sequence ATGACACAAAGTTATTCGGCATTAACGACTGTCAGAGACATGAAAAAGAATCAGATCGGAAGTTTCTTTCATGAAAGAATGGGGGATATTCAAGTTTTATCACGTTCTGAAGATCTTAAAAAACTGATCGACGATCTTTTATATGTGCAAAAAGAACTTGAAGTAGGTACGACAGATACTTTTCCTATCCATAACCAGCTTACAAAAGAGAAAACAGTACCGCATGAGAATTTTTTCCAGTCCTATATAAAAGATTACGGATACTACGATGTCTTTGTCATATCCGCACAAAGCGGACAAGTGATGTACACGGCAGCAAAAGAGTCTGACTACGGAGCAAATCTTTTATACGGTTCTTTAAAAGACAGTGGTCTTGCACAGGCTTATAGAAAAGCACTTGCGAACGGACGCCCTACTTTTGCGGATATGGCACCTTATGCACCGAGCAACAACGCGCCTGCTATGTTCTTAGCTACACCTGTAACAGTAGACGGTGTCGTAAAAGCCGTTCTAGCTTTTCAGATCAGTGACGCTGCAATAAACGACGTGATGCACTACAGAAAAGGTTACGGAGCTACGCAAGAGGATTATCTCGTAGGTCCAGAAAAAAAGATGAGAAGTGACAGTTTTCTCGACCCGAAAGGTCACTCTCTTCAGGCATCATTTGCACATCCAGAGACAGGCTCAGTCGATACTGAAGCTTCACGTGATGCATTAGCCGGCAAGACCGATACAAAAATAGTCATAGACTATAATGGAAATCCTGTTCTTTCTGCATTTTCAACTGTAAAGGTCGGAGAAGATTTTTCTTGGGCTATTTTATCTGAGATAGATGAAGCCGAAGTGATGATCATACCAAATAAGATACGCAACTCGATCATCATCGCCTCACTTATTACGCTTTTCATCATCATCGGACTTACTATATTTATATTAAAAGCAAGTGTCGTGACACCTCTGGAAAAGTTCAAGACTACACTTTTAACTATCGGAAACAACAGCGATCTAACAATAAAAGTAGATGAGAATGCACCTCTGGAACTTTCAGAAATGGCACAAAGCTTTAACACTCTTATCCGTAATCTAAGAGACCTTATTCAGACTTCAAAACAAAGTTCGTCTGAAAATGCATCCATTTCACATGAACTTTCCACAACGGCACTGGACGTCGGAAGAAATGTCGAAAGATCCGTCAGCGGTATCAATGAAGCGACAGAAAAAGCCAATGACATAAAACAAGAGATCATGGAAGCGATCGCTGCTGCTCAAAACAGTAAAAAAGATATCTTGGAAGCAAACGATAACCTCAATGCTGCCCGCGAAGATATTATCGCTCTTACTTCAAGAGTTCAAGAGAGTGCAGAGCTTGAAGTCGAACTTGCCCGCAGAATGGAGACTTTATCTAAAGAAGCGAGTACAGTTAAAAATGTTCTTGAAATGATTTCAGATATTGCGGATCAGACAAATCTTCTTGCACTTAATGCTGCTATCGAAGCAGCGCGTGCAGGTGAACACGGACGTGGATTTGCCGTCGTCGCAGATGAAGTCCGCCAGCTTGCAGAGAGAACACAAAAATCACTCGTAGAGATCAATGCTACGATCAATGTTATCGTCCAGTCTATCATGGATGTCAGCGGACAGATGAATGCAAACTCTGCTGAAGTCCAAGCTCTTGCAGATGTCTCGACAGACGTGGAAACAAAGATAAATACCAGTGTAAACATTGTCCAAGCCGCTGTCAGTGCAAGCGATAAGACAGTGACCGACTTTGAAAAAACTGGAGGAGATGTCGAGTTCATCGTCTCTCAGATCAGCGAGATCAACAGTATCTCTTCACAAAATGCCAGAAACGTAGAAGAGATCGCTTCTGCAGCTGATCATCTTAACTCTATGACAGAAGACCTTCACTCTAAACTAGAAACATTCCGTACTTAA
- a CDS encoding VWA-like domain-containing protein has protein sequence MANISSDLLTKLEKIRVQFLFDHPFLSVLALSLPMHFRTNPHEAFETNGRAIFIDPVLCEAIEDENLKYIYAHTLLHVILKHAFRMGGRDHGMWNRSSDIVINLLLSDFERVGQRPENEVMLEKFRDKSVEEVYNILYEEQEDGEGTPDDENPKEQKLDLIEEEGDTEAAMEEIDALIVQAMGSAKKQGNIPSSFLEVINEVIRPKIDLETLLHTYMSESFFDKETNFSHPNRRFIHQNLYLPGYRSERNRLNLYIALDRSMSINKEVFSKFLGIIDSVLRMSTDFKVTVIPFDESVDEQKVVTYDAQEAKPPELSFEKGNGGTLFTPVLEYLRKVAEMEATLMVLSDGLFKIERAPEINTLFLISQKQNMKRLEAYGDVFYFDL, from the coding sequence ATGGCGAATATATCATCTGACCTTCTCACAAAACTGGAGAAGATCAGAGTACAGTTTCTTTTTGACCATCCCTTCCTAAGTGTACTCGCACTCTCTTTGCCGATGCACTTTCGTACAAATCCTCACGAAGCGTTTGAGACAAACGGCAGAGCGATCTTTATCGATCCAGTCCTCTGTGAAGCTATAGAAGATGAAAACCTCAAGTATATATATGCACATACGCTCTTACATGTAATACTCAAACACGCATTTAGAATGGGCGGACGTGACCACGGCATGTGGAACCGCAGCAGCGATATCGTCATAAACCTTTTGCTGAGTGACTTTGAAAGAGTAGGGCAGAGACCCGAGAATGAGGTTATGCTCGAGAAGTTTCGAGACAAAAGCGTTGAAGAGGTGTATAACATCCTTTATGAGGAACAAGAGGACGGCGAGGGCACACCCGATGATGAAAACCCAAAAGAGCAAAAACTTGACCTTATAGAGGAAGAGGGCGACACTGAGGCCGCTATGGAAGAGATAGATGCGCTCATCGTTCAAGCGATGGGCTCGGCGAAAAAGCAGGGCAACATCCCATCATCTTTTTTGGAAGTGATAAACGAGGTGATCCGTCCAAAGATAGACTTAGAGACACTTCTGCACACCTACATGAGCGAGAGTTTTTTCGATAAAGAGACGAACTTTTCGCATCCAAACCGCCGTTTCATTCATCAAAATCTCTACCTGCCCGGGTATAGAAGTGAGCGAAACCGTTTAAACCTTTACATAGCGCTTGACAGGTCTATGAGTATAAACAAAGAGGTGTTCTCAAAGTTTTTGGGCATCATAGATTCCGTTCTTCGTATGAGTACAGACTTTAAAGTCACCGTCATCCCTTTTGACGAGAGTGTGGATGAGCAAAAAGTCGTGACCTATGATGCGCAGGAGGCAAAACCGCCTGAACTCTCCTTTGAAAAGGGCAACGGCGGTACGCTGTTTACTCCCGTACTGGAGTATCTAAGAAAAGTCGCCGAGATGGAAGCGACTCTTATGGTACTTAGCGACGGTCTGTTTAAGATTGAACGTGCCCCAGAGATAAACACGCTCTTTCTTATCAGCCAGAAACAGAATATGAAAAGACTTGAAGCTTACGGCGATGTCTTTTACTTTGACCTTTAG
- a CDS encoding MoxR family ATPase — protein MITPSISTTELYTHIETLLNTDTPLFIHGSPGIGKSYIVADVAKKHDLELVDIRLSQMDPVDLRGVPSIKDDQTVWMPPVFFPKDMDSEGILFLDELNSAPPSVQAAIYQLVLNRKMGEYELPRGWRIVCAGNRVSDRGVVFRLPSPLVNRMVHLHVQARFDDFKLFAIKEKLHHFIIGFLGFRPDLLATEPVIEDDANPAFATPRSYHMLSNILKANENINEIASIIYGTIGYSSGIEFTSYVKVYEELPDVAAIYEGNYPEVKNQPALLYALVSALVEYYKSTDTHKEHLFAFSETLPTEFGVMLIKDVIVKDESIAMHSAFDNWLAKYGEYII, from the coding sequence ATGATAACACCTTCGATATCGACAACGGAACTTTATACGCATATTGAAACACTTTTAAATACCGATACACCGCTTTTTATCCATGGAAGCCCGGGAATCGGAAAGTCTTACATCGTTGCAGACGTGGCAAAAAAACATGACCTTGAACTCGTAGATATCCGTCTTTCTCAGATGGACCCGGTTGACTTGCGCGGCGTGCCTTCCATAAAGGATGATCAGACCGTTTGGATGCCGCCTGTGTTCTTTCCAAAAGATATGGACTCTGAGGGGATTTTGTTCCTTGATGAGCTTAACTCCGCACCGCCTTCGGTTCAAGCTGCTATCTATCAGCTCGTCCTTAACCGCAAGATGGGTGAGTATGAGTTGCCTCGTGGCTGGAGGATCGTATGTGCTGGGAACAGAGTAAGTGACAGAGGTGTCGTGTTCCGCCTGCCTTCACCGCTGGTCAACCGCATGGTTCACCTGCATGTCCAAGCGCGTTTTGATGACTTTAAACTCTTTGCCATCAAAGAAAAACTGCACCATTTCATCATAGGATTTTTAGGCTTTCGTCCTGATCTTCTTGCAACGGAACCGGTCATCGAAGATGATGCAAATCCTGCATTTGCGACGCCGAGAAGTTACCATATGCTCTCAAACATTCTAAAAGCGAATGAGAACATCAATGAGATAGCGTCCATCATCTACGGAACGATCGGGTACAGTTCGGGCATAGAGTTCACTTCATACGTCAAAGTCTATGAAGAGCTTCCTGATGTCGCAGCTATCTATGAAGGGAACTATCCGGAGGTAAAAAACCAGCCCGCACTGCTTTATGCACTTGTGTCGGCTTTGGTCGAGTACTATAAAAGTACAGATACTCATAAAGAACATCTGTTCGCGTTTAGCGAGACACTGCCGACAGAGTTTGGCGTAATGCTTATAAAAGATGTCATCGTAAAAGATGAATCCATAGCGATGCATAGCGCATTTGATAACTGGCTGGCAAAGTATGGCGAATATATCATCTGA
- a CDS encoding nitrogen fixation protein NifQ has protein sequence MTDLKIMEEEVCALLRSYGVNAFAQGVLAPWVAHESLKMNHMYQDLGFKSRTEMAKFMKKNFPEFAAKKPKDKLWKKFIYDEIGRIAPACASCDDQMNCFKCMVSEVSA, from the coding sequence ATGACGGATTTGAAGATAATGGAAGAGGAAGTGTGCGCTCTTTTGCGCTCTTACGGTGTTAATGCTTTTGCACAAGGCGTACTGGCTCCATGGGTCGCTCATGAGTCACTGAAGATGAATCATATGTATCAGGATCTTGGATTTAAAAGCAGGACTGAGATGGCTAAGTTTATGAAGAAGAACTTTCCTGAGTTCGCGGCTAAAAAACCAAAAGACAAGCTCTGGAAAAAGTTCATCTATGACGAGATCGGGCGTATCGCTCCTGCATGTGCAAGCTGTGACGACCAGATGAACTGTTTTAAATGTATGGTAAGCGAGGTCAGCGCATGA
- a CDS encoding FprA family A-type flavoprotein: MIKSIAQVSPSVHFIGAFDPRIRTFDIIMKTANGSSYNSYLVRGSEGVCVMDTVKKEFSADFFKRLELLCEYDEIRYIVLHHLEPDHSGALEELMTRAPQAKLIISGRAVMMLKGIIKTDVPFEVANTGKVISLGDKTIEFLSTPFLHWPDTMSSYLHEEKLLFSGDVFGSHYYDERLFDDEVGDFSYAFKYYYDHIMRPFKQYVLQALELYGKFDIKLIAPLHGPVLRTNPQFYIDKYAAWSSEAKFRKHTFGNKMLSVFYMSSYENTHKMAQKVTEGADSVEGIVASMYDLASLDENNMVDLLEESDAVVIGSPTINGDAVKPAWDLLACMAYLESGGKVGASFGSYGWTGEAPEMLHDRMRWLKFRLPVKPLKVKLIPTEEELQACFDFGIDIAEITMGKMVEMEI; encoded by the coding sequence ATGATAAAGAGTATTGCTCAAGTTTCACCGAGTGTCCATTTTATAGGTGCATTTGACCCTAGAATCCGTACATTTGACATCATTATGAAGACTGCAAACGGCAGTTCATACAATAGTTATCTTGTTCGCGGCAGCGAGGGTGTATGTGTGATGGACACCGTGAAAAAAGAGTTCTCGGCAGACTTTTTCAAGCGTCTTGAACTGCTGTGTGAATATGATGAGATACGCTATATCGTATTGCATCACCTTGAACCTGACCACTCGGGAGCGTTAGAGGAGCTGATGACAAGAGCGCCTCAGGCAAAGCTCATCATCTCAGGACGTGCTGTGATGATGCTCAAAGGGATCATCAAGACGGATGTCCCTTTTGAAGTGGCAAATACGGGGAAAGTGATCTCTTTAGGAGACAAGACCATAGAGTTTTTAAGCACTCCGTTTCTGCACTGGCCCGATACGATGAGCTCATACCTGCATGAGGAGAAACTGCTCTTCAGCGGTGACGTCTTTGGAAGCCACTACTATGATGAGAGACTTTTTGACGATGAGGTCGGAGACTTTTCTTATGCGTTTAAGTACTACTACGACCACATCATGCGTCCTTTTAAACAGTATGTGCTTCAGGCTCTGGAGCTTTACGGGAAGTTTGACATCAAGCTTATCGCACCTCTGCACGGTCCCGTACTTAGGACCAATCCGCAGTTTTACATAGACAAGTATGCGGCGTGGAGCAGTGAGGCGAAGTTTAGAAAACACACGTTCGGCAACAAGATGCTTTCGGTCTTTTATATGTCGAGTTATGAGAACACGCATAAGATGGCGCAAAAGGTCACCGAAGGAGCAGACTCCGTCGAGGGTATCGTCGCAAGTATGTACGACCTTGCCTCGCTTGATGAGAACAACATGGTCGATCTGCTCGAAGAGTCGGACGCGGTGGTCATCGGTTCGCCGACCATAAACGGTGACGCTGTAAAACCCGCTTGGGACCTGCTTGCGTGTATGGCTTACCTTGAAAGCGGCGGAAAGGTCGGTGCATCGTTTGGTTCATACGGATGGACGGGCGAAGCACCCGAGATGCTGCACGACAGGATGAGGTGGCTGAAGTTCAGGCTTCCGGTAAAACCACTGAAGGTCAAGCTGATCCCGACAGAGGAAGAACTGCAAGCGTGTTTTGATTTCGGCATCGATATAGCTGAGATAACTATGGGAAAAATGGTGGAGATGGAGATATGA
- a CDS encoding nitroreductase family protein produces the protein MLDVYEQTSLTRKKVAASGGYIDWLTQPSTFKHYPEFLFNYPFGAAEALHILELCRCVTSREHIGAKPYYKLNTPSAGNLHPLELYAQIRGVKGIISGIYHIDASADKIVLIQEIEADGIETAVGLSHKFDGMILIQSCVPFRSEWKYGERAYRYCYLDAGHQLASIQAAATISDQDMTILSGFDADVLNKAMGFKDEEFSCAVIALGSETEKTVNPLVKPLLHVAPTDYCDTKGNLPDLMEKEGLFTSRLFPFITKKDVVLKRRSARKFEGTYMSEDDFEQIMQHLSEDADPLECYTVVLKKCSLEAGVYHKGKIIKAGSFTDELTALLVDQHFIKNAQIVTVITSKEFSSDSLMCAGAFAHKLYLETGDKEIGFTGIGAFYDEKMQKFLGTKDHIMYVCAAGK, from the coding sequence ATGCTCGATGTGTATGAACAGACCTCTCTTACGCGAAAAAAAGTAGCTGCTTCCGGAGGCTATATCGACTGGCTCACGCAGCCTTCGACCTTTAAGCACTATCCGGAGTTTCTGTTTAACTACCCGTTTGGTGCTGCAGAAGCGCTTCATATACTTGAACTCTGTCGATGTGTCACTTCAAGAGAGCATATCGGTGCAAAACCCTACTACAAACTAAACACTCCCTCAGCGGGAAATCTCCATCCGCTTGAACTATATGCTCAGATCCGCGGTGTTAAAGGGATCATAAGCGGTATCTATCACATAGATGCAAGTGCGGATAAGATCGTTCTTATTCAGGAGATCGAAGCAGACGGGATAGAAACTGCCGTGGGTCTTTCGCACAAGTTTGATGGGATGATACTCATACAAAGCTGTGTACCGTTTCGTTCAGAGTGGAAATACGGCGAGAGAGCATATCGTTACTGCTATCTTGATGCAGGCCATCAGCTTGCATCCATACAAGCCGCCGCTACAATCTCAGACCAAGATATGACAATTTTGTCCGGTTTTGACGCGGATGTGTTAAACAAAGCTATGGGGTTTAAAGACGAAGAGTTTAGTTGTGCGGTCATCGCATTAGGGAGTGAGACTGAAAAAACAGTGAACCCCTTAGTCAAACCGCTTTTACATGTAGCACCTACGGACTACTGCGATACGAAGGGGAATCTGCCTGATCTGATGGAGAAGGAGGGACTTTTTACAAGCAGGCTTTTTCCGTTTATTACGAAAAAAGATGTTGTTTTAAAAAGACGTTCTGCCCGCAAGTTTGAGGGTACATATATGAGTGAGGATGATTTTGAACAGATTATGCAACACCTTAGTGAAGATGCAGATCCGCTTGAGTGTTACACTGTAGTCTTAAAAAAGTGCAGCCTTGAAGCGGGCGTATATCATAAGGGCAAGATCATAAAAGCGGGCAGTTTTACAGATGAACTGACAGCTCTGCTTGTCGATCAGCATTTTATAAAAAATGCGCAGATAGTAACCGTGATAACTTCTAAAGAGTTCAGTTCCGACTCACTGATGTGTGCAGGGGCATTCGCTCATAAGCTTTACCTTGAAACTGGGGATAAAGAGATAGGTTTTACGGGTATAGGCGCATTTTATGATGAAAAGATGCAGAAGTTCTTAGGGACAAAAGATCATATTATGTATGTATGTGCAGCGGGAAAATAA
- a CDS encoding redoxin family protein, with translation MQITVHGTPTELSGRELFLGKEAPAARITKLDNTKNVIGMIAPDIQLLIAIPSLKTEVCSLGAKKFNEMVKGIKKLTTIMVTTDDLEFVKGYQASESIDSAELVIDEERQFAKKYGVLISEGKLKDRLARAVFVIDREGQIAYKEIVPEVVDEVNYDACIEAITKLASEKKKGHTHENWMSV, from the coding sequence ATGCAGATAACAGTCCACGGAACACCGACAGAATTGTCGGGAAGAGAACTATTTCTAGGGAAGGAAGCTCCCGCAGCACGTATAACAAAACTAGACAATACAAAGAACGTGATCGGTATGATAGCTCCAGATATCCAACTTCTTATCGCTATCCCTTCGCTTAAGACCGAAGTCTGTTCACTCGGTGCTAAAAAGTTCAATGAAATGGTCAAAGGGATTAAAAAACTTACGACCATCATGGTGACTACCGATGATCTGGAGTTTGTAAAAGGCTACCAAGCCAGCGAGTCTATAGACAGTGCCGAGCTTGTGATAGACGAAGAGCGTCAGTTTGCTAAAAAATATGGAGTACTCATCTCTGAGGGGAAACTAAAAGACCGTCTTGCACGTGCTGTTTTCGTCATAGACAGAGAGGGACAGATAGCTTATAAAGAGATCGTTCCCGAAGTAGTCGATGAAGTGAACTATGATGCGTGTATCGAAGCGATAACAAAACTTGCAAGCGAAAAGAAAAAAGGTCATACTCACGAAAACTGGATGTCTGTCTAA
- a CDS encoding sigma 54-interacting transcriptional regulator codes for MYNQINIPNNEECQTCALTFAYNEISILYDIAVMLSSSTDVNESIEKGMRLLKRNSYLERCSLFLLSDDGSSVELHSSIDITAQQRKMATYKLGEGATGLAAQSAEPVVIENIHNNINYLNKMGIVDTKSISYVAVPIMQDEALFGVISANINKSTVLGFDDIVRMLTIVGTLFCGTLAIQKRFVQEKENLTDLKTYYKEQALSEYKFENIVGNSTKMQHIFSLLETVAPSDATILVRGETGTGKELIATAVHNLSKRKNGPYIKLNCAAISETLLESELFGHEKGAFTDAKEMRKGRFELADGGTLFLDEIGDITPSLQVKLLRILQEQEFERVGGTKTIKTNVRLVAATNRDLESMVAKGEFREDLFYRLNVIPVNLPPLRERYEDVKLLIEHYLHKFMKEHRKNMSFSKQALEILLDYPWPGNIRELQNTMERIVLICPEGVIMPEMLNHVLPFNYQKLYMQPEAQTTTPTQIVQEEKAVEQHPVEVNKPITVTKVNLQELEKEAILQALIDNRGIQTKAATQLGMTARQIGYKIKKYEIDL; via the coding sequence ATGTATAACCAAATAAATATACCAAATAACGAAGAGTGTCAGACATGTGCTCTTACATTTGCATACAATGAGATCAGTATTCTTTACGATATTGCAGTTATGTTATCAAGCAGTACCGATGTCAACGAAAGTATTGAAAAAGGGATGCGCCTTTTAAAACGTAACTCTTATCTGGAGCGCTGCAGCCTTTTTCTACTCTCAGATGACGGATCTTCTGTAGAACTTCACTCTTCTATCGACATCACTGCACAACAACGTAAAATGGCCACTTATAAACTAGGAGAAGGAGCAACGGGACTTGCTGCTCAAAGTGCAGAACCTGTTGTTATCGAAAATATCCACAATAATATAAACTATCTAAACAAAATGGGTATCGTAGATACAAAGTCGATCTCTTACGTTGCCGTGCCTATCATGCAGGACGAGGCTCTTTTTGGTGTCATCTCCGCAAATATAAACAAATCTACCGTTCTTGGTTTTGATGATATCGTCAGAATGCTTACGATCGTCGGTACCCTCTTCTGCGGGACACTTGCGATCCAAAAAAGATTTGTACAGGAGAAAGAGAACCTTACTGACCTAAAGACATACTATAAAGAGCAGGCTTTAAGCGAATACAAATTTGAGAACATCGTCGGTAACAGTACAAAGATGCAGCATATCTTCAGCCTGCTTGAAACTGTCGCGCCATCGGATGCGACCATCTTAGTGCGCGGTGAGACCGGAACGGGTAAAGAGCTTATCGCGACTGCGGTGCATAACCTCAGTAAAAGAAAAAACGGCCCGTACATCAAACTCAACTGTGCTGCTATCAGCGAGACACTTTTAGAGAGTGAACTTTTCGGACATGAAAAAGGTGCCTTTACAGATGCAAAAGAGATGCGTAAAGGTCGTTTTGAACTTGCCGACGGCGGTACGCTTTTCCTTGACGAGATAGGTGATATCACCCCTTCATTACAGGTAAAACTGCTTCGTATCCTTCAAGAGCAGGAGTTCGAGCGTGTGGGTGGGACAAAGACCATCAAGACAAATGTACGTCTTGTCGCTGCGACAAACAGAGACCTTGAAAGCATGGTCGCAAAAGGAGAGTTCAGAGAGGACCTTTTCTACCGTCTGAATGTCATCCCTGTCAACCTTCCGCCACTACGCGAGAGATATGAGGATGTCAAACTTCTTATAGAGCACTATCTGCACAAGTTTATGAAAGAGCACAGAAAGAACATGAGCTTTAGTAAACAGGCGCTGGAGATCCTGCTTGACTATCCATGGCCGGGGAATATCCGTGAGCTACAAAACACGATGGAGAGGATCGTCCTTATCTGTCCTGAGGGTGTGATCATGCCGGAGATGCTAAACCATGTACTGCCGTTTAACTATCAAAAACTGTATATGCAGCCGGAAGCTCAAACAACAACGCCGACACAAATCGTTCAAGAAGAAAAAGCTGTCGAACAGCATCCGGTAGAAGTAAACAAACCGATCACCGTGACTAAGGTCAACCTGCAGGAGCTTGAAAAAGAAGCAATTCTCCAAGCGCTCATAGACAACCGCGGTATCCAGACCAAAGCCGCTACGCAGCTAGGGATGACAGCAAGACAGATCGGCTATAAGATCAAAAAGTATGAGATCGACCTCTAG